A genomic stretch from Clavelina lepadiformis chromosome 5, kaClaLepa1.1, whole genome shotgun sequence includes:
- the LOC143459558 gene encoding general transcription factor II-I repeat domain-containing protein 2B-like: MKHYVINLNFTYGLWKPQNSRPGYIHGTNEGISLSPNTVASRVTDLAANVEKQLFATVKDFEAFSIYLDESTDVSDTAQCAVFIRGVDYILNLTEEFLELIPLKGTTTGRDIFQALEKCFEKHGLPWDRLVCLATDGAPAMRSSNVGVVGLVKNKLNSLETERINFASVHCILHQDALCSKSLQMKEGMDVVVKTVNFIRYHGLKHRQFKSFLADMES; encoded by the coding sequence ATGAAGcattacgtcataaacctAAATTTCACTTACGGGTTATGGAAACCACAGAATTCCCGTCCTGGGTACATACACGGTACAAATGAAGGCATAAGCTTATCCCCAAATACAGTTGCAAGTAGGGTCACAGATTTAGCTGCAAATGTGGAGAAACAATTATTTGCGACTGTGAAGGACTTCGAAGCATTTTCGATTTACCTTGATGAGAGCACAGATGTGTCCGACACCGCACAATGTGCTGTGTTTATCAGGGGTGTAGACTACATCCTAAATCTGACGGAAGAGTTTCTGGAATTAATACCATTGAAGGGTACTACAACTGGACGTGATATATTTCAAGCCTTGGAAAAGTGCTTCGAGAAACATGGATTGCCATGGGATAGGCTTGTATGTTTGGCCACAGACGGTGCACCGGCAATGCGTTCTAGCAATGTGGGTGTAGTCGGATTAgtgaaaaacaaactaaacaGTCTTGAAACCGAAAGAATCAACTTCGCTAGTGTACACTGCATCTTACACCAAGACGCCCTTTGTAGTAAAAGTCTACAAATGAAGGAAGGGATGGATGTTGTAGTTAAAACAGTCAACTTTATACGATATCACGGGTTGAAGCACAGGCAGTTTAAATCCTTTCTTGCAGACATGGAGTCTTGA